Proteins from a single region of Ziziphus jujuba cultivar Dongzao chromosome 1, ASM3175591v1:
- the LOC107407656 gene encoding phospholipase D alpha 1 — protein sequence MAQILLHGTLHATIYEVDKLHGEGGHFFRKLVENIEETVGLGKGVTKLYATIDLEKARVGRTRIIEKEASHPRWYESFHIYCAHLASNVIFTIKDDNPIGATLIGRAYIPVEELLDEEEVDRWLEILDEDKKPIRGGSKIHVKLQYFDVTKDRNWGRGVRSPKYPGVPYTFFSQRQGCKVSLYQDAHVPDKFVPRIPLAGGKNYEPHRCWEDIFDAITNAKHLIYITGWSVYTEISLVRDSRRPKPGGDITIGELLKKKASEGVRVLMLVWDDRTSIEILKKDGLMATHDEETENYFRDSDVHCVLCPRNPDDGGSIIQDLQVSTMFTHHQKIVVVDSELPSGGSQQRRIVSFVGGIDLCDGRYDTAFHSLFRTLDTVHHDDFHQPNFAGASITKGGPREPWHDIHSRLEGPIAWDVLFNFEQRWRKQGGKDLLVKLRELDDVFIPPSPVMFPDDHETWNVQLFRSIDGGAAFGFPETPEDAARAGLVSGKDNIIDRSIQDAYINAIRRAKNFIYIENQYFLGSSYAWSREGITPEDIGALHVIPKELSLKIVSKIEAGERFTVYVVVPMWPEGIPESGSVQAILDWQRRTLEMMYKDIIQALRAKGIEDDPRNYLTFFCLGNREVKKPGEYEPSEKPEEDSDYIRAQQARRFMIYVHTKMMIVDDEYIIIGSANINQRSMDGARDSEIAMGAYQPYHLSAREPARGQIHGFRLSLWYEHLGMLDESFLQPESEHCVRKVNQIADKYWDLYSSESLESDLPGHLLRYPIGIASEGEITPLPGFDCFPDTKAHVLGTKSDYMPPILTT from the exons ATGGCGCAGATTTTGCTACACGGAACGCTTCATGCCACGATCTATGAGGTTGATAAGCTGCACGGTGAAGGTGGCCATTTCTTCCGCAAG CTTGTGGAAAACATTGAGGAGACTGTTGGTCTTGGAAAGGGAGTTACCAAACTTTATGCAACTATTGATCTGGAAAAGGCTAGAGTTGGAAGGACCAgaataatagaaaaagaagCCTCCCACCCCAGGTGGTATGAGTCTTTTCATATTTACTGTGCTCATCTGGCTTCAAATGTTATATTCACCATCAAAGATGACAACCCGATCGGAGCTACTTTGATTGGAAGAGCATATATACCGGTTGAAGAACTCTTGGATGAGGAAGAAGTGGATAGATGGCTTGAGATCTTGGATGAAGACAAAAAACCCATTCGTGGAGGTTCTAAGATCCATGTGAAGCTACAATACTTTGATGTGACAAAAGACCGCAATTGGGGACGAGGTGTAAGAAGTCCTAAATATCCTGGTGTTCCATACACATTTTTCTCACAGAGGCAAGGATGCAAGGTTTCTCTTTACCAGGATGCTCATGTCCCAGATAAATTTGTTCCTAGAATCCCTCTTGCTGGAGGCAAGAATTATGAGCCTCACAGATGTTGGGAAGATATATTTGATGCAATTACTAATGCTAAGCACTTGATCTACATTACTGGCTGGTCTGTTTATACTGAAATTTCTCTGGTAAGGGACTCCAGGAGGCCAAAGCCTGGTGGAGACATCACTATTGGTGAGCTGCTTAAGAAGAAAGCAAGTGAAGGTGTTAGGGTTCTAATGCTTGTTTGGGATGACAGAACCtctattgaaatattaaaaaaggatGGATTGATGGCCACCCATGATGAAGAAACTGAAAACTATTTCCGGGACTCTGATGTGCATTGTGTTCTATGCCCCCGTAATCCTGATGACGGTGGAAGCATTATTCAGGATTTACAAGTCTCTACTATGTTCACTCATCATCAGAAGATTGTTGTGGTGGATAGTGAATTGCCTAGTGGAGGTTCACAGCAAAGGAGAATTGTAAGTTTTGTTGGCGGTATCGATCTATGTGATGGGAGATATGACACGGCCTTTCACTCACTTTTCAGGACATTGGACACTGTACACCATGATGATTTCCACCAACCGAACTTTGCTGGGGCATCAATCACGAAAGGTGGTCCCAGAGAACCTTGGCATGACATTCACTCTCGGCTAGAAGGTCCCATTGCTTGGGAtgtcttatttaattttgagcAGAGGTGGAGAAAGCAAGGTGGTAAGGATCTACTTGTTAAGCTGAGAGAGCTTGATGATGTCTTTATTCCCCCATCGCCTGTTATGTTCCCGGATGACCATGAGACATGGAATGTTCAGTTGTTCAGATCCATTGATGGAGGAGCTGCTTTTGGCTTCCCTGAGACACCTGAAGATGCAGCTAGAGCTGGGCTTGTTAGTGGGAAGGATAACATCATTGATCGAAGCATTCAGGATGCTTATATCAATGCTATTCGACGtgcaaaaaatttcatttatattgaaaatcaatATTTCCTAGGAAGCTCTTATGCATGGAGTAGGGAAGGTATTACACCTGAGGACATTGGTGCTTTGCATGTGATTCCAAAGGAACTTTCACTTAAGATTGTCAGTAAGATTGAAGCAGGGGAGAGATTTACTGTTTATGTTGTCGTTCCAATGTGGCCTGAGGGAATCCCAGAGAGTGGATCAGTTCAGGCAATATTAGATTGGCAGAGGAGGACTTTGGAGATGATGTACAAGGATATTATTCAGGCTCTTAGAGCTAAGGGTATCGAGGATGATCCTCGGAACTATCTGACATTTTTCTGCCTTGGAAACAGGGAAGTAAAGAAGCCTGGAGAATATGAGCCTTCAGAAAAACCAGAGGAAGATTCTGATTATATCAGAGCCCAGCAAGCTCGGCGCTTCATGATATATGTTCATACCAAGATGATGATTG ttGATGATGAATACATAATTATCGGGTCAGCCAACATCAATCAGCGATCAATGGACGGTGCCAGGGACTCTGAGATAGCCATGGGAGCTTACCAACCTTATCATTTGTCAGCCAGGGAACCAGCACGTGGACAGATCCATGGGTTCCGTTTGTCACTGTGGTATGAGCACCTTGGTATGCTTGACGAATCATTCCTACAGCCAGAAAGTGAGCATTGTGTGAGGAAGGTGAATCAGATCGCTGACAAGTATTGGGATCTATATTCAAGTGAGTCACTGGAAAGTGACCTTCCCGGTCACTTGCTTCGATATCCTATTGGGATTGCCAGCGAAGGAGAAATTACTCCACTGCCAGGATTCGATTGTTTCCCTGACACAAAGGCTCATGTCCTGGGTACCAAGTCCGACTACATGCCTCCAATCCTTACTACTTAG
- the LOC107407483 gene encoding uncharacterized protein LOC107407483 gives MSSVLSSQGLVLATAMAVSSTVLFLAFSRHKTTFLPTQFSGTGSYNDSQQPKKHVLRSCLCSGDSRKKKQRKKKKVQFAENVKEPSGNGEEFKKQHKKTSKSEKSSNSRNQMSGIRGMPANRIALYNGILRDRVHRMECSY, from the exons ATGTCTTCGGTGTTGAGCTCACAAGGTTTGGTACTAGCAACAGCTATGGCTGTTTCAAGTACGGttctttttcttgctttttctcGGCACAAGACTACTTTCCTACCAACCCAATTTTCTGGGACTGGGAGTTACAACGATTCCCAGCAACCCAAGAAACATGTTCTACGTTCTTGTTTGTGTTCAG GTGACAGTAGAAAAAAGAagcaaaggaagaaaaagaaagtgcaaTTCGCAGAGAATGTGAAGGAACCGAGTGGGAATGGAGAAGAATTCAAGAAGCAGCACAAGAAGACAAGCAAAAGTGAAAAAAGCAGTAATTCCAGAAACCAAATGTCAGGGATCCGAGGAATGCCTGCCAATCGGATTGCTCTGTACAATGGTATTCTCAGAGATCGTGTGCATAGGATGGAATGCTCCTACTGA